The Numenius arquata chromosome 26, bNumArq3.hap1.1, whole genome shotgun sequence genome has a segment encoding these proteins:
- the SFTPC gene encoding surfactant protein C isoform X1, producing the protein MDGSSKEALMEEAPPKYTASPRLPCIPHQLKCLLIVVVVVVVLVVVIVAFLLLGLHITETHAETVLRMTIHGLDGEGTPQHLSMSKKERTGTFAVRDGLNATAVVVYDYSELLVGYRSWRHRACYITRVDKDNIPGLDAITEIFQHRLVSGGHPGGGCVCVRSSQPNPCVLGSQGQVATICWMGGLAAAKDGSRPPSILCPTG; encoded by the exons ATGGATGGCAGCTCCAAAGAGGCGCTGATGGAGGAGGCACCTCCG aaGTACACGGCCTCCCCCCGCCTGCCCTGCATCCCCCACCAGCTCAAGTGCCTCCtgatcgtggtggtggtggtggtggtcctcGTGGTGGTCATCgtcgccttcctcctcctggggCTGCACATCACCGAGACGCACGCCGAAACG GTCTTACGAATGACCATCCATGGTCTGGATGGCGAAGGGACCCCCCAGCACCTCTCCATGAGCAAGAAGGAGAGGACGGGGACGTTCGCCGTGCGGGACGGGCTCAACGCCACCGCCGTGGTGGTGTACGACTACAGCGAG CTGCTGGTGGGCTACAGGTCCTGGCGTCACCGCGCCTGCTACATCACCCGCGTGGACAAGGACAACATCCCGGGGCTGGATGCCATCACCGAGATCTTCCAGCATCGGCTGGTGAGTGGTggccaccctgggggggggtgtgtgtgtgtgcggtcTTCCCAGCCTAATCCCTGCGTCCTGGGCAGCCAGGGGCAAGTGGCAACCATCTGCTGGATGGGGGGGCTAGCGGCAGCCAAGGATGGTAGCCGCCCCCCCTCCATTCTCTGTCCCACAGGCTGA
- the SFTPC gene encoding surfactant protein C isoform X2 yields the protein MDGSSKEALMEEAPPKYTASPRLPCIPHQLKCLLIVVVVVVVLVVVIVAFLLLGLHITETHAETVLRMTIHGLDGEGTPQHLSMSKKERTGTFAVRDGLNATAVVVYDYSELLVGYRSWRHRACYITRVDKDNIPGLDAITEIFQHRLAEVKEAGDNAVPLADRSILGTTVNILCSTVPVYWA from the exons ATGGATGGCAGCTCCAAAGAGGCGCTGATGGAGGAGGCACCTCCG aaGTACACGGCCTCCCCCCGCCTGCCCTGCATCCCCCACCAGCTCAAGTGCCTCCtgatcgtggtggtggtggtggtggtcctcGTGGTGGTCATCgtcgccttcctcctcctggggCTGCACATCACCGAGACGCACGCCGAAACG GTCTTACGAATGACCATCCATGGTCTGGATGGCGAAGGGACCCCCCAGCACCTCTCCATGAGCAAGAAGGAGAGGACGGGGACGTTCGCCGTGCGGGACGGGCTCAACGCCACCGCCGTGGTGGTGTACGACTACAGCGAG CTGCTGGTGGGCTACAGGTCCTGGCGTCACCGCGCCTGCTACATCACCCGCGTGGACAAGGACAACATCCCGGGGCTGGATGCCATCACCGAGATCTTCCAGCATCGGCTG GCTGAGGTGAAGGAGGCTGGGGACAACGCCGTGCCCTTGGCCGACCGCTCCATCCTGGGCACCACCGTGAACATCCTCTGCAGCACCGTCCCCGTCTACTGGGCATag
- the LOC141475657 gene encoding surfactant protein C-like has product MESSMKEVVVVEEPLDPEKCCGSGCCPQGCCKPGCCCLPCGVCCAKCCAKCCLPQCCKCPGCPGCHGCPRCPGCPGCGCIKRSLCFVPRLLCYLPRKLLLSCHHLKCLLITVVVVVLLVVIIAGALLMWLRADQRHADAVLRMGLQRGLAWEEDAATFYLDGGDGNPATVIYDYKNLLVSYRSHLHRACYITRVDKDNIPGLDAIAKTFQRRQAEEKLAMPLADRSLLGTTASILCSIIPVYWA; this is encoded by the exons ATGGAGAGCAGCAtgaaggaggtggtggtggttgaAGAGCCTCTG GACCCGGAGAAGTGCTGCGGCTCCGGCTGCTgcccccagggatgctgcaaaccgggctgctgctgcttgcccTGCGGCGTTTGCTGCGCCAAATGCTGTGCCAAATGCTGCCTGCCCCAGTGCTGCAAATGCCCCGGTTGCCCCGGTTGCCACGGTTGCCCCCGTTGCCCCGGTTGCCCCGGCTGCGGCTGCATCAAACGGTCCCTCTGCTTCGTGCCCCGCCTGCTCTGCTACTTGCCCCGCAAGTTGCTCCTCAGCTGCCACCACCTCAAGTGCCTCCTCAtcacggtggtggtggtggttctgcTGGTGGTCATCATCGCCGGCGCCCTGCTGATGTGGCTGCGCGCCGACCAGCGGCACGCCGACGCC GTCCTGaggatggggctgcagagaggattGGCTTGGGAAGAGGATGCGGCCACCTTCTACCTGGATGGTGGGGATGGAAACCCGGCCACGGTCATCTATGACTACAAGAAC CTGCTGGTGAGCTACAGATCCCATCTCCACCGCGCCTGCTACATCACCCGGGTGGACAAGGACAACATCCCGGGGCTGGATGCCATCGCCAAGACCTTCCAGCGCCGGCAG gctGAGGAGAAGCTCGCCATGCCCCTGGCTGATCGCTCCCTCCTGGGTACCACGGCGAGCATCCTCTGCAGCATCATCCCCGTCTACTGGGCTTAG
- the BMP1 gene encoding bone morphogenetic protein 1 encodes MAGLRTCGLLLCLLLARAMHFPDYSYVLEEEEEEDEEPLDYKDPCKAAAFLGDIALDEEDLKLFQVDRVVDLTRHTITRLATNSSDTNATNTSPRPGHQPHNRGRQRARSRRAATSRPERVWPDGVIPYVISGNFSGSQRAIFRQAMRHWEKHTCVTFLERNDEDSYIVFTYRPCGCCSYVGRRGGGPQAISIGKNCDKFGIVVHELGHVIGFWHEHTRPDRDDHVSIIRENIQPGQEYNFLKMEPEEVESLGETYDFDSIMHYARNTFSRGIFLDTILPKYDVNGVRPAIGQRTRLSKGDIAQARKLYRCPACGETLQDSQGNFSSPEFPNGYSAHMHCVWRISVTPGEKIILNFTTLDLYRSRLCWYDYVEVRDGFWRKATLRGRFCGNKLPEPIISTDSRLWVEFRSSSNWVGKGFFAVYEAICGGDVKKDNGHIQSPNYPDDYRPSKVCVWKITVSEGFHVGLTFQSFEIERHDSCAYDYLEIRDGNSETSNLIGRYCGYDKPDDIKSTSNKLWMKFVSDGSINKAGFAVNFFKEVDECSRPNNGGCEQRCVNTLGSYKCACDPGYELASDKRRCEAACGGFLTKLNGSITSPGWPKEYPPNKNCIWQLVAPTQYRISLQFDFFETEGNDVCKYDFVEVRSGLTADSKLHGKFCGAEKPDVITSQYNNMRIEFKSDNTVSKKGFKAHFFSDKDECSKNNGGCQHECLNSFGSYECQCRSGFVLHDNKHDCKEAGCDHKVTSISGTITSPNWPDKYPSKKECTWAITTTPGHRVKLTFSELDVEAQQECAYDHLEIYDGKDAKAPPLGRFCGAKEPEPLVSSGNKMFLKFVSDNSVQKKGFEATHTTVCGGQVRAEVKTKDLYSHAQFGDNNYPGGLDCQWVIMAEEGYGVELIFQTFEIEEEADCGYDYMELFDGYDGTAPRLGRFCGSGPPEEVYSAGDSVMIHFHSDDTINKKGFHLRYTSTKFQDTLHTRK; translated from the exons ATGGCCGGGCTGCGGACCTGcgggctgctcctctgcctgctcctggcccGGGCCATGCACTTCCCCGACTACTCCTAcgtgctggaggaagaggaggaggaggacgaggagccCCTGGACTACAAGGACCCCTGCAAAGCCG ctgCCTTCCTGGGAGACATTGCCCTGGACGAGGAGGACCTGAAGCTCTTCCAGGTAGACCGGGTGGTGGACCTGACACGCCACACCATCACACGCTTGGCCACCAACTCCTCAG ACACCAACGCCACCAACACCAGCCCGCGGCCGGGCCACCAACCCCACAACCGTGGCCGGCAACGGGCACGGAGCCGCCGGGCTGCCACGTCCCGGCCGGAGCGAGTGTGGCCGGACGGGGTCATCCCTTACGTGATCAGTGGCAACTTCAGCG GCAGCCAGCGAGCCATCTTCCGGCAGGCGATGCGGCACTGGGAGAAACACACCTGCGTCACCTTCCTGGAGCGCAATGACGAGGACAGCTACATCGTCTTCACCTACCGCCCATGCGG GTGCTGTTCCTACGTGGGCCGCCGGGGAGGGGGACCCCAGGCCATCTCCATCGGCAAAAACTGTGACAAATTTGGCATCGTGGTGCACGAGCTGGGCCACGTCATCGGGTTTTGGCACGAGCACACACGCCCCGACCGGGATGACCACGTCTCCATCATCCGGGAGAACATCCAGCCAG GGCAGGAGTACAACTTCTTGAAGATGGAGCCGGAGGAGGTGGAGTCGCTGGGCGAGACCTACGATTTCGACAGCATCATGCACTACGCCAGGAACACCTTCTCCAG GGGCATCTTCCTCGACACCATCCTGCCCAAGTATGATGTCAACGGGGTCCGGCCCGCCATCGGCCAGCGGACACGTCTGAGCAAAGGGGACATCGCCCAGGCCCGCAAGCTCTACCGCTGCCCGG CCTGTGGGGAGACACTCCAGGACAGCCAGGGCAACTTCTCCTCCCCTGAGTTCCCCAACGGATACTCTGCCCACATGCACTGCGTCTGGAGGATCTCCGTCACCCCCGGAGAGAAG atCATCCTGAACTTCACCACCCTGGACCTCTACCGAAGCCGGCTGTGCTGGTACGACTACGTGGAGGTGAGAGACGGGTTCTGGAGAAAGGCCACGCTGCGAG GCAGGTTCTGCGGGAACAAGCTGCCCGAGCCCATCATCTCCACCGACAGCCGCCTCTGGGTTGAGTTTCGGAGCAGCAGCAACTGGGTGGGCAAAGGCTTCTTCGCTGTCTATGAAG CCATCTGCGGAGGGGACGTGAAGAAGGACAACGGGCACATCCAGTCGCCCAATTACCCCGATGACTACCGGCCCAGCAAGGTGTGCGTCTGGAAAATCACTGTCTCCGAGGGCTTCCACGTGGGCTTGACCTTCCAGTCCTTTGAG ATCGAGCGGCACGATAGCTGTGCCTACGACTACCTGGAGATCCGGGATGGCAACAGCGAGACCAGCAACCTCATCGGGCGCTACTGCGGCTACGACAAGCCCGACGACATCAAGAGCACCTCCAACAAGCTCTGGATGAAATTCGTCTCCGACGGCTCCATCAACAAGGCTGGCTTCGCCGTCAACTTCTTCAAAG AGGTGGACGAGTGCTCGCGTCCCAACAACGGTGGGTGCGAGCAGCGCTGCGTCAACACCCTGGGCAGCTATAAATGCGCCTGCGACCCCGGCTACGAGCTGGCCTCCGACAAACGCCGCTGCGAGG CCGCCTGCGGAGGGTTCCTCACCAAGCTCAACGGCTCCATCACCAGCCCGGGGTGGCCCAAGGAGTACCCCCCCAACAAAAACTGCATCTGGCAACTGGTGGCCCCCACCCAGTACCGCATCTCCCTGCAGTTCGATTTCTTCGAGACCGAGGGCAACGAC GTCTGCAAATACGACTTCGTGGAGGTGCGCAGCGGGCTGACCGCCGACTCCAAGCTGCACGGCAAGTTCTGCGGGGCCGAGAAGCCGGACGTCATCACCTCCCAGTACAACAACATGAGGATCGAGTTCAAATCCGACAACACCGTCTCCAAAAAGGGCTTCAAAGCCCATTTCTTCTCAG ACAAGGACGAGTGCTCCAAGAACAACGGGGGCTGCCAGCACGAGTGTCTCAACTCCTTCGGCAGCTACGAGTGCCAGTGCCGCAGCGGCTTCGTCCTGCACGACAACAAGCACGACTGCAAGGAAG CCGGCTGCGACCATAAGGTGACATCCATCTCGGGGACCATCACCAGCCCCAACTGGCCCGATAAATACCCCAGCAAGAAGGAGTGCACCTGGGCCATCACCACCACGCCGGGGCACCGCGTCAAACTG ACCTTCTCGGAGCTGGATGTGGAGGCGCAGCAGGAATGTGCCTACGACCACCTGGAGATCTACGATGGCAAAGACGCCAAAGCCCCCCCCCTCGGCCGCTTCTGCGGGGCCAAAGAGCCCGAGCCCCTCGTCTCCTCCGGCAACAAGATGTTCCTCAAGTTCGTCTCCGATAACTCCGTCCAGAAGAAGGGCTTCGAGGCCACCCACACCACAG TGTGCGGGGGCCAGGTCCGTGCCGAGGTGAAGACCAAGGACCTGTATTCACACGCTCAATTCGGGGACAACAACTACCCGGGGGGGTTGGACTGCCAGTGGGTGATCATGGCCGAGGAGGGCTACGGCGTGGAGCTCATCTTCCAGACCTTTGAGATCGAGGAGGAAGCCGACTGCGGCTACGACTACATGGAGCTCTTCGACGGCTACGACGGGACGGCCCCCCGTCTCGGCCGCTTCTGCGGGTCCGGG CCCCCGGAGGAGGTCTACTCGGCCGGAGATTCGGTGATGATCCACTTCCACTCGGACGACACCATCAACAAGAAGGGTTTCCACCTTCGCTACACCAGCACCAAGTTCCAGGACACGCTGCACACCAGGAAATGA
- the PHYHIP gene encoding LOW QUALITY PROTEIN: phytanoyl-CoA hydroxylase-interacting protein (The sequence of the model RefSeq protein was modified relative to this genomic sequence to represent the inferred CDS: inserted 1 base in 1 codon; deleted 2 bases in 2 codons) has protein sequence MELLSTPKNIEINNITCDSFRISWAMEKGDLERVTHYFIDLNKKENKNSNKFKHRDVPTKLVAKAVPLPMTVRGHWFLSPRTEYSVAVQTAVKQSDGEYLVSGWSETVEFCTGDYAKEHLAQLQEKAELIAGRMLRFSVFYRNQHKEYFQHVRMHCGNVMKPSLKDNSGSHGSPTSGMLHGIFFSCNTEFNTGQPPQDSPYGRYRFQIPAQRLFNPNTNLYFADFYCMYTAYHYVVLVLAPKGSSGDLFCRERLPQLDISXNKFLTCCVEEGELVYRHAQDSILEVIYTEPVDLSLGVLGEISGHQLMSLSTANAKKDPSCKTCNISVGR, from the exons ATGGAGCTGCTTTCCACGCCCAAAAACATCGAGATCAACAACATCACCTGCGACTCCTTCCGCATCTCCTGGGCCATGGAGAAGGGGGACCTGGAGAGGGTCACCCACTACTTCATCGACCTCAACAAGAAGGAGAACAAGAACTCCAACAAGTTCAAGCATcgg GATGTCCCCACCAAACTGGTGGCCAAGGCGGTT CCGCTGCCCATGACGGTGCGGGGCCACTGGTTCCTCAGCCCCCGCACGGAGTACAGCGTGGCCGTGCAGACGGCGGTCAAGCAGAGCGACGGCGAGTACCTGGTGTCCGGCTGGAGCGAGACGGTGGAGTTTTGCACGGGGG atTACGCCAAGGAGCACTTGgcccagctgcaggagaaagCCGAGCTGATCGCCGGCCGCATGCTGCGCTTCTCCGTCTTCTACCGTAACCAGCACAAG GAGTATTTCCAGCACGTCAG GATGCACTGCGGGAACGTGATGAAGCCCTCGCTGAAGGACAACAGCGGCAGCCACGGCTCCCCCACCAGCGGGATGCTCCACGGCATCTTCTTCAGCTGCAACACCGAGTTCAACACCGGGCAGCCCCCCCAGGACTCCCCCTACGGCCGTTACCGCTTCCAGATCCCCGCTCAGCGGCTCTTCAACCCCAACACCAACCTCTACTTCGCGGACTTCTACTGCATGTACACCGCCTACCACTACGTGGTCCTGGTCCTGGCACCCAAGGGTTCCTCGGGGGACCTCTTCTGCCGGGAGCGTCTCCCCCAGCTGGACATTT TCAACAAGTTCCTGACGTGCTGCGTGGAGGAAGGCGAGCTGGTGTATCGCCATGCCCAGGACAGCATCCTGGAGGTCATATACACCGAGCCGGTGGACCTcagcctgggggtgctgggggagatCAGCGGCCACCAGCTGATGAGCCTCTCCACCGCCAACGCCAAAAAGGACCCCAGCTGCAAGACGTGCAACATCAGCGTGGGGCGTTAA
- the POLR3D gene encoding LOW QUALITY PROTEIN: DNA-directed RNA polymerase III subunit RPC4 (The sequence of the model RefSeq protein was modified relative to this genomic sequence to represent the inferred CDS: deleted 1 base in 1 codon), producing MAEGGSGDTGSPGSLRPGLPGARGLLGRRPAPPPLSPGRLPSIRSRDLTLGGVKKKTFTPNIISRKIKEEPREDVTVKKEKKERDRDRQRDGHGRGRGRPEVIQSHSIFEQGPAEMMKKKGSWDKTVDMSDFGPSHIINIKKEKRETDEETKQILRMLQKDDFLDDPGLKNDIRNKPVQLPLAHSGWLFKEEATEQEDAQPWLPSPKEEKMELDPPVKVKEEPCDEDPLPRAAQSKGPPGFPRDVSVAELLQRLSLSAEEELLFLQLPDTLPGQPPTHDAKPIKTELQTEEGQVVVVKQEKSQEARQAENTCTLADLPEGQVGKLLIRKSGKVQLVLGKVTLDVTMGTPCSFLQELVSVGIGDNRTGEMIVLGHVKHKLVCSPDFEALLEHRHR from the exons ATGGCGGAGGGGGGCTCGGGCGACACcggctccccgggcagcctgcgGCCAGGGCTCCCCGGGGCACGGGGGCTGCTTGGGAGGCgtccggcc cccccccccctcagccccggccGCCTGCCCTCCATCCGCTCCCGAGACCTCACCCTGGGAGGGGTGAAGAAG AAAACCTTCACCCCCAACATAATTAGCAGGAAGATCAAGGAAGA GCCCAGAGAAGATGTCACCgtcaagaaggagaagaaggaacgGGACCGGGACCGGCAACGCGATGGGCatggccggggccggggccggcccgAGGTTATCCAGTCCCACTCCATCTTCGAGCAGGGCCCTGCTGAGATGATGAAGAAGAAAG GCTCCTGGGACAAGACGGTGGACATGTCGGACTTTGGCCCTTCCCACATCATCAACATcaagaaggagaagagggagacgGACGAGGAGACGAAGCAGATCCTGCGAATGCTGCAGAAGGACGAT TTCCTGGATGACCCGGGGCTGAAGAATGACATCCGTAACAAGCCGGTTCAGTTGCCGCTGGCCCACTCGGGCTGGCTCTTCAAGGAGGAGGCAACGGAGCAGGAGGATGCCCAGCCCTGGTTGCCCAGTCCCAAGGAGGAGAAGATGGAGCTGGACCCACCAGTGAAAG TGAAAGAAGAGCCGTGCGATGAGGACCCTCTGCCCAGAGCGGCGCAAAGCAAAGGACCCCCCGGTTTTCCCCGGGACGTCTCGGTGGCCGAGCTGCTGCAGCGGCTGAGCCTCTCGGCCGAGGAAGAGCTGCTCTTCCTCCAGTTGCCCGACACCCTGCCCGGGCAGCCCCCCACCCACGACGCCAAACCCATCAAAACGGAACTGCAAACCGAGGAAGGGCAAGTGGTGGTGGTGAAGCAGGAGAAGAGCCAG GAGGCGAGGCAGGCGGAGAATACCTGCACCTTGGCCGACCTCCCCGAGGGGCAAGTGGGGAAACTGCTCATCCGAAAGTCGGGAAAAGTGCAGCTGGTGCTGGGCAAGGTGACCCTGGACGTGACCATGGGGACCCCCTGCTCCTTCTTACAG GAGCTGGTGTCCGTCGGCATCGGGGACAACCGGACGGGCGAGATGATCGTCCTGGGCCACGTGAAGCACAAGCTGGTGTGTTCCCCGGACTTCGAGGCTCTGCTGGAGCACCGGCACCGGTAG